CCGTGGACAGGGCCACCGCCATGCCGGCCAGCGGAACCGCCGCTTTACGGGCCAGCGCACGCTTAAGGGACGAGAGAATCACGTAGCCGCTGTCGCAAAAAACGGGGATGGACACGATATATCCAATGATGGACATGGCCAGCATGGGGCGTTTTGGCCCGACAACCTTCAGCACGACTTCGGCCATCTTCAGCACCGCCCCCGACTTTTCCAAGATGACGCCGATGATGGTCCCCGCAATGATCACCAGGCCGATGTAGCCGAGGATCCCACCAAATCCGTCGGCAATCACTTTGCCGATGCTGTCTTTGAACGGAGCGGGAATCCCATACCCCATGGCCACCCATTGCGTGCCCAGCGCCATCCCATAGGCGGCCACGAGCAAGGAAAGAAAAGGATGAATCTTCCACTTGCTTGTCGACACGATGATCCAGATGATGGAGATCAAGAGGAAGACCAGTACCCACGGGCCTAACACCGCGGTATGCGCTTCCATGCCGTCATGTCCCTCCTCCGCTGTCGGAATGGTCTCTGTATCCATCCGGACGCGTTAGGGTGTTTCGGGTGGAACCCTCCCGCCTTCGCGTTCCATCCGGTTTGCTCGCCGGGAAGCATGGCGCCACAGCCGAACCACCTGCTCCGCAGCGTGCTCCACAAGCCGTTCTCCTTCCGCCAAGGCTTCCGACAAGGTCATCGGGCGACTCAAGATGGAAAACGCCCCGGCGAGCCCCAGCGCATCGCAATCCTGCCCCTCCAGCTCCACGGCTCCCGCCAACGCGATGACCGGCACACCACGGTCCTTCGCCACCCGGCACACGCCGGCAACCGTTTTGCCATGCAGCGTTTGGCGGTCCAGTTTTCCCTCCCCCGTGAGGATCAGATCAGCCCCCGATGCCTGCTCGGCAAAGCCCACCGCCTCCATGACGGCCTCAATGCCCGGACGCACAGCCGCGCGCAAATACGCCATCAGGGCAAAGCCTGTGCCCCCGGCGGCGCCGGCTCCCGGACGATGGCGGTGGTCTTCCCCGAGGAAGGCGGCGGTGACGTCGGCCCAGCGGGCAAGGGCCCGCTCGAGCGCGTCGACCATCTCCGGGGTGGCCCCTTTTTGCGGACCGAACACCCGCGAGGCACCACGGGGGCCGAGGAGCGGGTTGTCCACATCACACAGCACAGTCACCGTCGCCGCGTGCCACGCGTCCCGCTCCGGCCACTCGATGCGGGCGAGGCGCTCTAGGGCCGCCCCGCCCGGCGGGAGCAGTTGGCCCTCGGCATCGTAGAGGCGCACCCCGAGGGCCTGCAGGAGCCCCGCCCCGCCGTCGTTCGTGGCGCTGCCGCCCAAGCCGATGAGAAACCTGCGGTAGCCCGCCTCCCATGCGTGGCGGATCAGCTCGCCCGTGCCGTACGTCGAGGCCCGCAACGGATCGCGCCGCTCGGGCGGAACCAAGTTGAGCCCCGACGCGGCGGCCAGCTCCACCACCACCGTCTTCTCGTCGCCAAGGACGCCGTAATGGGCCGTAACCGGCTCGCCGAGCGGACCCGTCACCCGAACCGGCACCGTCCGCCCACCGGTGGCCGCAACGAGCACCTCCATCGTGCCCTCTCCGCCGTCGGCCAGCGGCAGGCACATCACCTCCGCCTTCGGACAGGCCCGCTTCACGCCGCGGGCCATGGCCGCGGCCACCTGACGGCTCGTGAGGGA
This portion of the Calditerricola satsumensis genome encodes:
- a CDS encoding glycerate kinase family protein, with the translated sequence MKGRNLPMRILIAPDSFKGSLTSRQVAAAMARGVKRACPKAEVMCLPLADGGEGTMEVLVAATGGRTVPVRVTGPLGEPVTAHYGVLGDEKTVVVELAAASGLNLVPPERRDPLRASTYGTGELIRHAWEAGYRRFLIGLGGSATNDGGAGLLQALGVRLYDAEGQLLPPGGAALERLARIEWPERDAWHAATVTVLCDVDNPLLGPRGASRVFGPQKGATPEMVDALERALARWADVTAAFLGEDHRHRPGAGAAGGTGFALMAYLRAAVRPGIEAVMEAVGFAEQASGADLILTGEGKLDRQTLHGKTVAGVCRVAKDRGVPVIALAGAVELEGQDCDALGLAGAFSILSRPMTLSEALAEGERLVEHAAEQVVRLWRHASRRANRMEREGGRVPPETP